In the genome of Deltaproteobacteria bacterium, the window GCGCCAGTGCCTTCGCCTTCGCCAGCGGCTGTGCCGCGGCGACGACCCTCCTCCACACGCTCCGTCCCGGCGACCACGTCGTCTGCGGCGACGACGTGTACGGCGGCACGTACCGGCTCTTCGAGAAGGTCCTGCGCCCGCTCGGCATCGAGGCGAGCTTCGTCGACCTGCGCGATCCCGCGCATCTCGAAGGAGCGCTCACCGGGCGCACGCGCATGGTCTGGCTCGAGACGCCGACCAACCCGCTCCTCAGGCTGGTCGACATCCGTGCCGCCGCCGATCTGCTCCGGCCGCGGGAGATCCCGCTGGTCGTGGACAACACCTTCGCCTCGCCGGCCCTGCAGCGGCCCCTCGCGCTGGGCGCGACCGTCGTGCTGCACTCCACCACCAAGTACATCAACGGCCACTCCGACGTAGTGGGCGGCGCGCTCGTCACCAGCGATCCGGAGCTGGCGAAGCGGCTCGCCTTCCTGCAAAACGCGATCGGCGCCGTGCCGGGTCCGATGGACTGCTACCTGGTGCTGCGCGGCATCAAGACGCTGGCGGTCCGCATGCAGCGCCACGGGGAGACGGCGGCCGAGCTGGCCCGGCGCCTCCAGGGTGCCGCGGGAGTGCAGCGCGTCCACTATCCCGGCCTGCCGAGCCATCCGCAGCACGCCCTCTGCCGGCGCCAGATGCCGAGCGGCGGCGGGATGATCAGCGTCGAGCTCGAGGGCGACCTCGACCACGCGCGCCGCTTCCTGCGCGCGCTCCGGCTCTTCACGCTCGCCGAGAGCCTGGGCGGCGTCGAGTCGCTGGTCGAGATCCCCGCGCTCATGACGCACGCCTCGATCCCGCGCGAGCGGCGCCAGGCGCTCGGCATCACGGACTCGCTGATCCGCCTCTCGGTCGGGCTCGAGCACGTCGACGACCTGTGGCACGACCTGGAGGGCGGCCTGCACGCCGCCCGGCGCGCGTGAGCGGCTCGGCCCGCAGCGGCGTCCTTGCCCTGATCGGCAACACGCCGCTCGTCCGACTCGAGACGCTCGACACCGGCCGGTGCGAGCTGTTCGTCAAGCTCGAGAGCCAGAACCCGGGCGGCTCGATCAAGGACCGCATCGGCCTCGCCATGATCGAGGCTGCCGAGCAGAGCGGCACCATCCGTCC includes:
- a CDS encoding PLP-dependent transferase; protein product: MANPPAFETLAVHAGQEPDPVSGAVMEPIVLATTFAQPEPGKPLRFDYSRSGNPTRAALEACLAALEGGASAFAFASGCAAATTLLHTLRPGDHVVCGDDVYGGTYRLFEKVLRPLGIEASFVDLRDPAHLEGALTGRTRMVWLETPTNPLLRLVDIRAAADLLRPREIPLVVDNTFASPALQRPLALGATVVLHSTTKYINGHSDVVGGALVTSDPELAKRLAFLQNAIGAVPGPMDCYLVLRGIKTLAVRMQRHGETAAELARRLQGAAGVQRVHYPGLPSHPQHALCRRQMPSGGGMISVELEGDLDHARRFLRALRLFTLAESLGGVESLVEIPALMTHASIPRERRQALGITDSLIRLSVGLEHVDDLWHDLEGGLHAARRA